The proteins below are encoded in one region of Thermococcus peptonophilus:
- a CDS encoding HesA/MoeB/ThiF family protein → MQVKMDFSRHFPIIGIEGQRKLGESTVAVVGAGALGSWEAYFLHKLGVGKIIVIDRDFVDESDIPRTIYTKGDVGKPKVEALKERFGVKGYFEDLNPGTVNLLDGADLILDGTDNIYTRQVINDYAVKNNKPWVYVGVLATYGNVMPIVPGKTACFRCLMPKLPESPMPTCAVAGIMSYVPPLAASLAVSLAARMLLGEEVRSELIFFDTKPLDFEKVEVPRREDCPACSLRKFEFLEKRIKIERLCDGSIQVTPPVRMNIDFDHLEERLKKLGIEPLKTSQFIQFEDDYLEILIFQGGRMVIRGVEDENEAKNVFARYLGG, encoded by the coding sequence ATGCAGGTGAAGATGGACTTTTCGAGGCACTTCCCTATTATTGGAATCGAGGGACAGAGGAAGCTTGGAGAGAGCACCGTCGCCGTTGTGGGAGCCGGCGCGCTGGGAAGCTGGGAGGCCTACTTCCTCCACAAGCTCGGAGTGGGGAAAATTATCGTCATCGACAGGGACTTTGTGGACGAGAGCGACATTCCAAGGACGATCTACACGAAAGGGGACGTTGGAAAGCCCAAGGTCGAAGCGCTGAAGGAGAGGTTCGGTGTAAAGGGCTATTTTGAAGACCTCAACCCCGGGACTGTTAACCTGCTCGACGGGGCAGACCTGATACTCGACGGAACCGACAACATCTACACCAGACAGGTGATAAACGACTACGCCGTCAAGAACAACAAACCCTGGGTTTACGTGGGGGTACTGGCCACCTACGGCAACGTCATGCCAATAGTTCCCGGAAAGACGGCCTGCTTCCGCTGTCTCATGCCAAAGCTACCCGAGAGCCCGATGCCGACCTGTGCAGTGGCCGGAATAATGAGCTATGTCCCACCTCTGGCCGCTTCATTAGCGGTGAGCCTCGCGGCCAGGATGCTCCTCGGTGAGGAAGTTAGGAGCGAGCTCATATTCTTCGACACCAAGCCCCTCGACTTCGAGAAGGTTGAGGTGCCGAGGAGGGAGGACTGTCCGGCATGCTCCCTCAGGAAGTTCGAGTTTTTAGAAAAGCGGATCAAGATAGAGCGCCTGTGCGACGGCTCCATACAGGTGACGCCGCCGGTGAGGATGAACATAGACTTTGATCATCTTGAAGAAAGGCTGAAGAAGCTCGGCATCGAGCCGCTGAAGACGAGCCAGTTCATCCAGTTCGAGGACGACTACCTTGAGATACTCATCTTCCAGGGTGGTAGGATGGTGATAAGGGGCGTTGAAGACGAGAACGAGGCCAAGAACGTGTTCGCCCGCTACCTGGGTGGTTGA
- a CDS encoding nitroreductase family protein, which yields MEFFEVLRKRRSIRRFRDKPVPRELIEKLLEAAFLLPSSYNRRPWHFIVVDDREKLEALSRAKLGASGLKTAPLAIVVAADESRSDVWVEDASIAAEHIQLAAFDLGLASFWVQIRNRMHNETKTAEEYVRGLLGIPKNYRVLCIVGIGYPAENKPPHGDEVFEWEKVSHNEFGKRFK from the coding sequence ATGGAGTTCTTTGAAGTCTTGAGGAAGAGGAGGAGCATAAGGCGCTTTCGGGATAAACCTGTACCGAGAGAGCTTATAGAAAAGCTCCTGGAAGCGGCTTTCCTCTTGCCCAGCTCCTACAACAGGAGGCCCTGGCACTTCATAGTCGTGGACGACAGGGAAAAGCTTGAGGCCCTTTCAAGGGCCAAACTGGGAGCATCGGGTCTCAAAACGGCGCCGCTGGCAATAGTCGTTGCCGCCGACGAGAGCAGGAGTGACGTCTGGGTTGAAGATGCTAGCATAGCGGCGGAGCACATTCAGCTGGCGGCGTTTGACCTGGGTCTAGCTTCATTCTGGGTGCAGATAAGGAACAGGATGCACAATGAGACTAAAACAGCAGAAGAATACGTGAGGGGGCTTCTAGGAATTCCAAAAAACTACCGCGTGCTGTGCATCGTTGGGATAGGCTATCCAGCAGAGAACAAGCCGCCCCACGGCGATGAAGTCTTTGAGTGGGAGAAGGTGAGCCACAACGAATTTGGGAAGAGGTTTAAGTAG
- a CDS encoding cytochrome c biogenesis protein CcdA, with product MRRALPVFIMSLLFTGFVVAGEVSYGGLKFHDVSSKEELNSLISAHEGEYFFIFYHSESCPACQYMKDSVFPTEKAKKALKGLNLVAVDVYRGREITTLRYRVYDKVLVLQPDNSGYYTPKKPGEEISVGVPGTPTMVIFKVVNGTKVLKGVAVGALNPNGLEFFVKTAVGDELQNTTGANGAQSETAEKGASKGAPNTNLSLAVLLPIFSAGIVSVFSPCVLPIIVGTLSLTFARRSVEAIVAGMVVSFALLGALVGSLGEYASGIQGALYLIGGAGFIVVGLSFVSDRVRTRMERVLSFSPSDRVSKNSGLAYDFALGSALGATWLGCIAPYVGFAVLTAALSGDTLSGVVVMGTYGLGMGLTVYLLTSSKDLAEWVNRKFLSNRLSLGASKRAKWEIALGVALIALGVLMLTEVTPLKLWSALFESLSKL from the coding sequence GTGCGGAGGGCGCTCCCAGTATTCATAATGTCCCTGCTCTTCACGGGCTTCGTGGTGGCCGGTGAGGTCTCCTACGGAGGACTAAAGTTCCACGACGTTTCGAGCAAGGAAGAGCTCAACTCCCTGATATCCGCTCACGAGGGAGAGTACTTCTTCATCTTCTACCACTCTGAGAGCTGTCCCGCCTGCCAATACATGAAGGATAGCGTTTTCCCAACGGAAAAGGCCAAGAAAGCCCTCAAAGGACTTAATTTGGTCGCCGTTGACGTTTACAGAGGGAGAGAGATAACGACGCTCCGCTATCGGGTTTATGACAAGGTTCTCGTGCTCCAGCCGGACAACTCCGGCTACTACACGCCCAAGAAGCCTGGCGAGGAAATCAGCGTTGGAGTACCTGGAACACCGACGATGGTGATATTCAAGGTCGTTAACGGGACGAAGGTTCTTAAGGGAGTGGCCGTTGGGGCGCTGAATCCTAATGGCCTTGAATTCTTCGTAAAAACTGCTGTAGGAGACGAGCTCCAAAACACCACCGGAGCCAATGGTGCTCAAAGCGAGACGGCAGAAAAGGGAGCCTCGAAGGGAGCCCCCAACACAAACCTAAGCCTTGCCGTTCTTCTCCCGATATTCTCCGCGGGAATCGTGAGCGTGTTCTCCCCCTGCGTCCTGCCCATAATAGTGGGCACGCTCTCGCTCACCTTTGCTAGGAGAAGTGTTGAGGCCATAGTTGCGGGGATGGTGGTCTCGTTTGCACTCCTCGGTGCCCTCGTGGGGAGCCTTGGGGAGTACGCCTCCGGGATACAGGGGGCCCTCTACCTCATCGGCGGGGCGGGCTTCATAGTCGTCGGCCTCAGCTTCGTTAGTGACAGGGTGAGGACAAGGATGGAGAGGGTTCTAAGCTTCTCCCCATCGGACAGGGTGTCCAAGAATAGCGGCCTCGCCTATGACTTCGCCCTCGGCTCTGCCCTTGGGGCAACTTGGTTAGGGTGTATAGCGCCCTACGTGGGCTTCGCAGTTCTCACGGCGGCCCTGAGTGGAGACACCCTAAGCGGAGTCGTGGTCATGGGCACTTACGGCCTCGGGATGGGGCTCACGGTTTATCTTCTCACATCCTCGAAAGACCTCGCCGAGTGGGTCAACAGGAAGTTCCTCTCAAACCGGCTTTCACTGGGGGCTTCAAAGAGGGCAAAGTGGGAAATAGCCCTCGGAGTTGCCCTCATAGCCCTCGGAGTTTTGATGCTGACCGAAGTTACGCCGCTGAAGCTGTGGAGTGCGCTCTTCGAATCGCTCTCAAAACTTTAA
- a CDS encoding DUF302 domain-containing protein, with the protein MFRYRRKVGMSLKEAEEKFKARLEEKGYKVVLEFTPSDVVKAKLGVEMEPYRILYVCNPKKFYEMTKVEYEIGSFAPCPVLIYEKGGETYVAINTADDIVEVIKEPLEDVKAAIESL; encoded by the coding sequence ATGTTCAGGTACAGGAGAAAGGTTGGAATGTCCCTGAAGGAAGCCGAGGAGAAGTTTAAGGCAAGGCTTGAGGAGAAGGGCTACAAGGTGGTGCTCGAGTTCACGCCGAGCGATGTGGTTAAGGCGAAGCTCGGCGTTGAGATGGAGCCCTACAGGATTCTCTACGTCTGCAACCCGAAGAAGTTCTACGAAATGACCAAGGTCGAGTACGAAATCGGTTCCTTTGCCCCCTGTCCGGTGCTCATCTACGAGAAGGGCGGAGAAACTTACGTCGCCATAAACACTGCCGACGACATAGTTGAGGTTATCAAAGAACCGCTTGAGGATGTTAAAGCCGCTATTGAATCGCTTTGA
- a CDS encoding sugar phosphate isomerase family, whose amino-acid sequence MQRALVTLRPSESKRLIAKAVVAMDEVQKALKNGFVYIATGTTAAYIAEELLGEKIEKEKWTVGTISKGRTCVTPKATWPKHLVLYKGKPFEGEPLEALKEMGPEDVFIKGGNAIDINWNVAVFAAAPDGGTIGKTFGWTITKGVLTITPISLEKFVPTPVEESAKLTGIYSFDWGTGLYAALVPIPHAHPVTEVEAYKILAGVEAIPIAAGGAGGAEGSVTLVLEGDGENMEKAKEITKAVKGEPPLEPYTEDCSICPFARICGLGSGSF is encoded by the coding sequence ATGCAGAGGGCTCTCGTGACTTTGAGGCCTTCAGAGAGCAAACGTTTGATAGCCAAAGCCGTTGTCGCGATGGATGAGGTTCAGAAAGCCCTCAAGAACGGCTTCGTTTACATAGCGACCGGAACGACTGCAGCCTACATAGCGGAGGAGCTTCTCGGCGAGAAGATCGAGAAGGAAAAGTGGACGGTGGGAACTATAAGCAAGGGGAGGACGTGCGTTACTCCGAAGGCGACCTGGCCGAAGCACCTCGTTCTCTACAAGGGAAAGCCCTTCGAAGGGGAACCGCTTGAGGCCCTAAAGGAAATGGGGCCAGAGGACGTTTTCATCAAAGGCGGCAACGCCATAGATATAAACTGGAACGTGGCAGTCTTTGCGGCAGCTCCCGATGGAGGGACTATAGGAAAGACTTTCGGCTGGACAATAACCAAGGGAGTCCTCACGATAACGCCCATAAGCCTTGAGAAGTTCGTGCCGACGCCCGTCGAGGAGAGCGCGAAGCTGACGGGGATTTATTCCTTCGACTGGGGAACCGGACTCTACGCTGCCCTCGTGCCCATACCCCATGCGCACCCGGTTACGGAGGTGGAGGCGTACAAAATACTGGCAGGCGTGGAAGCAATACCAATAGCCGCTGGAGGCGCCGGAGGGGCCGAGGGTAGCGTGACTCTCGTCCTTGAGGGAGATGGGGAGAACATGGAGAAGGCAAAAGAAATAACGAAGGCCGTCAAAGGTGAGCCACCTCTGGAGCCATACACCGAGGACTGCTCCATCTGTCCGTTCGCAAGGATCTGCGGCCTTGGAAGCGGAAGTTTTTGA
- the hcp gene encoding hydroxylamine reductase, whose protein sequence is MAIRVPEAVGMLCNQCSMSLAGGCTIRGVCGKDPDLNSLQEALLYGIKGTSAYYYHALEVGYDDPRIGHFLAEALYSTLTNVNFDKNRFLQLILENGRVHLEAMKLLDRAYVETFGRPEPVKVPTGTAEGHGILVTGHSYKALYELLRQIEERGLEDEIKVYTHAEMFPAHAYPELKKFKALYGNWGGSWLYQKKEFAEFPGVIVGTSNCVQQPTKAYQDRIFTTGIAGLEGVPHIEDYDFEPVIERALETPRMEHIEGGKLLTGFHHTNVLAMKDKLIELINEGKIRHIFVVGGCDTPHKGMSYYERLTELIPKDALILSAACGKFRYNARDYGTIEGIPRFLDFGQCNNVYSIIEIAMALASELGTDVNSLPVSIVLSWMEQKAVAILYSLLYLGIKGIYIGPKPPEFLTPNVFDALRRQFDLRLIGDPEKDLRDMLNKGVRVEESAPLAEELE, encoded by the coding sequence ATGGCTATACGCGTTCCTGAAGCAGTTGGTATGCTCTGCAACCAGTGCTCGATGAGCCTGGCTGGAGGGTGCACAATCAGGGGAGTCTGCGGAAAGGACCCCGACCTCAACTCACTGCAGGAGGCCCTTCTCTACGGGATCAAGGGAACATCGGCTTACTACTATCATGCTCTTGAAGTCGGCTACGACGATCCAAGAATCGGCCACTTCTTGGCCGAGGCTCTCTATTCAACGCTCACCAACGTCAACTTCGACAAGAACCGCTTCCTCCAGCTCATCCTCGAGAACGGAAGGGTTCACCTGGAGGCCATGAAGCTCCTTGACAGGGCCTACGTTGAGACCTTCGGAAGGCCCGAACCGGTCAAGGTTCCAACTGGAACGGCCGAGGGACACGGCATACTCGTCACCGGTCACAGCTACAAAGCACTATATGAACTTCTCAGACAGATAGAGGAGAGGGGCCTTGAGGACGAGATAAAGGTTTATACCCACGCTGAGATGTTCCCCGCTCATGCCTATCCTGAGCTCAAAAAGTTCAAGGCCCTCTACGGCAACTGGGGGGGGTCTTGGCTCTATCAAAAGAAGGAGTTCGCGGAGTTCCCCGGGGTTATAGTGGGCACCAGCAACTGTGTTCAGCAGCCGACAAAGGCCTATCAGGACAGAATCTTCACCACAGGGATAGCGGGCCTTGAGGGAGTGCCGCACATAGAGGACTACGACTTCGAGCCCGTGATAGAGAGAGCTCTCGAAACTCCGCGGATGGAACATATTGAGGGAGGAAAGCTCCTCACCGGCTTCCACCACACGAACGTTCTGGCTATGAAAGACAAGCTGATAGAACTCATCAACGAGGGCAAGATAAGGCACATCTTCGTCGTCGGCGGCTGTGACACACCGCACAAGGGCATGAGCTACTACGAGAGGCTCACAGAACTGATTCCGAAGGACGCCCTCATACTCTCCGCCGCCTGCGGCAAGTTCCGCTACAACGCGAGGGACTACGGCACAATAGAGGGAATCCCGCGCTTCCTCGACTTCGGCCAGTGCAACAACGTCTACTCCATAATCGAGATAGCCATGGCCCTCGCCAGCGAGCTGGGAACGGACGTCAACTCCCTGCCGGTCAGTATCGTCCTGAGCTGGATGGAGCAGAAGGCCGTGGCGATACTCTACTCGCTCCTCTACCTCGGCATAAAGGGCATCTACATCGGACCAAAACCGCCGGAGTTCCTCACACCTAACGTCTTCGATGCCCTAAGGAGACAGTTCGACCTGAGGCTCATAGGCGATCCTGAGAAGGACCTTAGGGACATGCTCAACAAAGGGGTAAGGGTTGAGGAGAGCGCTCCACTTGCGGAAGAGTTGGAGTGA